In Scleropages formosus chromosome 10, fSclFor1.1, whole genome shotgun sequence, a single genomic region encodes these proteins:
- the LOC108938303 gene encoding odorant receptor 131-2-like codes for MSENTTKNTTGSMNAIYSQNFFITLMFAVQFLMGIFLYVNSLLIFTFFKKEIFRTSNRYILFSHTLICDSMFLVVTNIFFTLDMTQTPIPPFLCIILCGIAVNLHTTTPLTLTAMSVERYVAICMPLRHAELATLQKAGLCILIIHAISSILTLTVLFMFLATASLNFYAKYLMCNAELLAVYKWQGHVRSIFYLVYFIVMTVTIVFTYISIVQVAKKASADKKATSKARKTVLLHAFQLFLSLIQMLCPFLEQAVLEIDVNLYISLRTFDYIVFLLAPRCLSPLIYGLRDEHFYLVLKYYALWGLNKKMSPVIVDL; via the coding sequence ATGTCAGAAAACACGACAAAAAATACAACAGGCAGCATGAATGCAATATATTCGCAGaacttttttattactttaatgtttgcAGTTCAGTTCTTGATGGGAATTTTTCTCTATGTGAACAGCCTTctcattttcaccttttttaaaaaggagATCTTTCGCACCAGTAATCGCTACATATTGTTTTCACACACTCTGATCTGTGACTCTATGTTTCTTGTTGTAACTAACATCTTCTTCACTCTGGATATGACTCAGACGCCTATACCTCCCTTTCTGTGCATCATCCTCTGTGGGATTGCGGTTAATCTGCACACTACCACACCACTGACACTGACTGCAATGAGTGTGGAACGTTATGTAGCCATCTGTATGCCACTCAGACATGCTGAACTCGCTACCTTGCAAAAAGCTGGACTCTGTATCCTGATCATTCATGCTATTAGCAGTATTCTGACGCTCACCGTCCTCTTCATGTTCTTAGCAACTGCCTCCCTCAACTTCTATGCCAAATATTTGATGTGTAATGCTGAATTATTAGCAGTTTACAAATGGCAAGGACATGTCAGGTCTATCTTCTATCTAGTGTACTTCATAGTTATGACCGTCACAATCGTTTTCACCTATATAAGTATTGTCCAGGTTGCCAAGAAAGCTTCTGCAGACAAGAAAGCTACATCAAAGGCCCGTAAAACAGTTCTTCTTCAtgcttttcagttatttctgtCTTTAATTCAAATGCTGTGCCCTTTTCTTGAACAGGCAGTACTAGAAATTGATGTAAACTTATACATATCACTTAGAACTTTTGATTACATAGTATTTTTGCTTGCACCTAGATGTCTCAGCCCTCTCATATATGGTCTGAGGGATGAACATTTCTACTTGGTTTTGAAATACTATGCTCTTTGGGGTCTTAATAAGAAAATGTCTCCTGTCATTGTTGATTTGTAA